GATTCAGCCATCAATTTAGTTGGTGCAAAGAACATAGAAGTAAGATTATCCAACAGCACATGGAAATTTGAATAACCATGCAGAAAAGATACTTGTCATGCTGGGCAAATTTCTTCCAGATTAACTAATAAGATTTCATATAGTTAAACCTGACTGTAATCAGACCATATCTCATTGTTCAATTACTGGAATATACACGAAACAGAACCTTGAGCTGGACAGAGTGGAATTTGTCAGCACAGCAAGAGTACGAAGATCCAGACAGTTTATCCAAGAGAAGACATCTACACTTCCAACCTCATTTAACGAATCCTGCAGAAAAATCAGTAGCGCATTAAGGAATTCACTATTCCTAGTGTCAACTCAGACTAACATGCAAGCTAAAGCACACACCAGGTGAAACTACAGTCACCGCAAAGCAATGCCATCAATTCGGAGACATGAGACATCCCAATAAAGCACAGCAAATAGATACAacaatatttcaaattttaacCATTCAATGAtctcttcttcatttttttGGCGATGGAACCTTTCAATGGTTCAATACCTATAAAATGATGTCGTTCTTTTGTTTCCACATTTCATATAACAATGTGTGACTTCTGAGAATCCACAAGGCGGAAAGCCTAATTATTTCCACATTTAATTTACAATCCAATAAACCGTCAAAGAAGTGCATTTTGAAGGGGGGAAAGACATTTCCAGAAAAcatgtaaaaatcatgaaaatgcAAAGTCTAGTACAGTGATGTGTATGTAGATCAAATATCGGGAAATTTCATCGACAAAGCACATAGCTTTACTAATTCCAAGTCCACGAAAGCAAAGCAACACGCGCAGAGAGTGAGATAAGCGCGGCGCCCAGTGCCGTACCGTGGGGTTGCGCGGGCCGTCGAAGGGGATCCAGTTGCGGCGCGGGTCGGCGGGGTCGCGGAAGTGCGTGGCAGGCAGGAACTGGAGGCACCCGAGCACCACGATGGCCGCGATGGCCAGCTTCTGCATCCCGGGCCACGGCCGCGGCTGCGGGTCGATGTCGGCGTGGATGGCGTGCTGCTGCCCGCGCGGAGGAGGCTCCTGCGCCCCTCCGCCCCTCGCGGCGGCCACGGGGCGCCGCTggaggccgccgccggcgagcggCTCCCGCTCGGGGTCCATGACGAGAGCGGCGGATTCGGCGTTGACGGGATGCGGTGGTGGAATGGGTCCAAGTCGTCGCCGTCGACGTGGGTTTCTAGGCGAAGTGGGGCTTTGGGCATGGAGCTCCGTGGCACGGCCGGCGCggcatatttcttttcttttttggatttTGTGGGGATCGGGGCGTGAGGGCCCACTGCATAGGGGTCGACGGTGCTGATCTGGCAAGAGAGGCAACTAACAAGCCGTGCTGTGGAGCTAGGTTGTGATCTGTGGAGCTaggttttaaaaatattttagttttagatttttttctagaAACGTTTctcttatgaattttttttaattttttaaaaacatttgGTAGGGATTTTGAATTCGGATGCTTGAAGAAAAGTTATTTGGAAGTGAATCGATACAGGTGAAACACAAAATGAGAAACGCTTTAGGGATTAAGATGAAATGTTTCACGTTTTAGCGTGTTTAGCAGGGATTTTGACGAATCACCAAAGAAGTTGAAACATTTCTGGTAACCAAACGGAGTCTTATAGTCTAGTCTGtaaaatttgtgaaaatttatttttattaaattgcgagattttgtaatataatttgACTTGTGTATTGTGTGAATCAACTTTTATATTGTGATTGAttatttttgcttttgtttttacttttgaggctaaaatctataattaaaataaaaacaaactgGTCTTAGATTTCGTAAGAACATGGTAAGAGACAATGCATTTTTTGATTGTATATGTTTTCCTTGTTCTGAAAATGCTCAGTctcacataaaaaatatgtaaatagtCAATCTGCATCTTTGTGGTAGTCTTTCCCGTGCGCAATTTTCAAGTTCAAGGGTTTGTTACAACTCACGAAATTATGAAGAAATACTTCAATTCTCACATGATAGAATCGAAAAGTAATACCCATTTTTCAAATATGAGCTAAGTTAACAACACTCATAGCTAAAATGACATTCTTGTAGATAAGAAAACTATTGTCATTCATGGGATCAATATTGGTTGAAATACCATTGTCTTGAGGCTCAAATTATTGGTCCCTAGGCAAAATTGATACATAAGCTAACACTCTCAAGAGACCAACGTAACGCTCAAGAGACCGCACAAACACAAGTCCAAGTTGCCCGATCAATTCTGACTGATCACATAGGCCTCGCTGCCACGAGGCATGCTAAGCCTGATATAGGATTTTTCATACCATGAACATGATTTGTTTACAACTACTACTAAGGTCTCTCCCATGCCGGTTTCTTTAACATTAATTAGGTGTTTGTCTATGCAAAAAATTGATATGGCAAGCAATTTATAGATGAGAGAGTAAGCTTAtgttttatgaaaaaaattgaactcTTTGAGCAACTATAGACGATtgtaaaataattaattgtCTTGAAAAATCCCAACAAATTAGcaatatgcatgcatgaattaGATATTTGTTTCTTAATGGCAATTTCTTATTATCTCTCCTCTTAGACGTTAAATAAGATATTATGAGTGGCCTAAGGTGATAACTTAGGTGCTGCTTCCTCCAAACGAACTCCGAGTTACAGACAAACCTTGATCACTCAATAACCGATGAGCATCGGATGATAGCAAAATTGAAGTTCATGTGGCCATCCTATGAGCGCCGGAGCTCATTATTTGCCAATTGTCGTTGTTATAAGATGTTCCCTCCGTTCACAAATATACGACATATCTTATTTTGAAAAGCCATCAAAAAtaaactttgatcattaattttTCTTGCATGATGTGTCAAttactataaaattaatatcatattaaaaatattttaacatataaatatattaatataatttttatatattaaacatatatataatttgactaGTTAACAATTAAAATGTACCAAGTTTAaagttttcaaaataaaataggtCTTGTGTCCGTGGAGTTGTGGACCCCACAGATGAGCGTTGGTCGGCCATCACCGCCGAACCCACCACACCATCATTTCTGTGGTTTGGGCCCGTCTCCACTTCCGCAGTTCCGCGTCCGTTCCGCCTCCACTCCCCACTCCTTTAACCCCAGCCCTTCTCCGCTAGTCCGTCCCACTCCTCTCCTCGCGCGGACAATGGCGGGCAGGGCGTCGTCGGAGTGGGGCCCGGGCCCCGCGCTGGTGGCGCtgctcggcctcggcctcgccgCCTACATCGTCGGGCCACAGCTCTACTGGCGCGCTGCGGAGGCGCTCACGGCGGGTGCGTGCCCCGCGTGCGACTGCGACTGCGACGCGCTCCCTCTTCTCGCCCTCCCTGAAGGTACGTGCCGGTGCCCTCCTACCCCCAGATCTCGCCGCGCTGGAGCTCTTTGGATCCTGGCGCGGCCGCTCGTTAGATCCGATGCGGTTATTCTTTCTTGCTGTCTGCTGCAGAGTGTGCAACTCGCTAGTTATCACTTCCCGCTTCGTAGAATTTAGTGGCTGGTATGTTTTACTGACAAGGCATGATAGGATTTAGTGGATGATAGGTCGTCAGCTGAACGTGATGTGTAGATTCGGATATCTGTATTTTGTTAGCGAACCCGTTCTTGGTTTCTTGAAGGTTTTTAGGCTCCCAAGCATAAATTTATTTGCGTACTCAGTCTTTCAACCCATACGCTTCAGATTTTCTACACATATTGGGCTTCGGAAAGCGGAATTTGTATCGCTTGATTATATTTCTTTCACCTAATTTTTAAGATGCagctaaaattttgaagaaaaccAAGGCTCTTTTTTACAAAATAAGTAAACAGAACATCAGTTAAAATGGGATAAGACAGGCATGACTAATGAACAAGATGGAGTTTCAACAAGTCACATCATGCACTGCCTACTAATGATTTACATTTTGTATTGTTACTGACATACTGTTACATACGAATGTGACAAGTTAATCGATGCTGAAATTAGAATCAACCTCTTGTGACTTTCATTTCTTGCGCTGTTGTAAATTGATGCATTGACACAAGTGTCAAATTGGCTATCTTGCCTAGAAATTGAAATAAGAGGCTGTAAGCATCCATGAAATATTGGCTTAATGATGAACATGGAACCATGGGAGACCAGTATACTCTAGTGCTCTGTATAAAGGATGTCTAGATGCTAACAATGGAAATTGGGAAACTTTCACTATCTTGTTTATTGTCTTCTCTGTTTAGTATTTGGGCATGCTATATATCACTGTCGTCCTAAATGGTTTCAGCGAGCAAGCTTGGTGTCTTGTGTTTCCTTCTTGTTGTATGTGGGTTTTGGTGTTACGGTCACCTAAAATATCCAAGTAATGTTGAGAGCCAAACATAACCATATGCCAATGTAGATGTTTCTCCTTAGTCCTTACGCCATGATATACTTGAATTGTCTTGTCAACAAATACTGGTACTTATGTCTGTGATTATTATAAACATGACAAAGTGGAGCATCCACGAACGTTTTATGTTCTTAACCATTGTTTTCAATTGTCCAGTTACTGTGCTTTACCTTTTAGTGATTCCTCTTCATATTTCCAGACTGTGCTAAACAATTCAAGGAGGTTCGCGGTCATGCATCTGGTGAAGAAACTGAAAAAAGTTTCACAGAGCTACTCATAGAAGAACTGAGGCAGAGAGAAGAGGAGGCGACACAAGCTCAGCAACAAGCTGATGTAAAATTGCTCGGGGCCAAAAAATTAGCTTCGCAATATCAAAAGGAGGCTGACAAATGCAGCTCCGGTATGGATACCTGTGAAGAAACTCGGGAAAAGTCAGCTGAAGCCTTGGTTGAACAAAGGAAATTGACTGCTCTGTGGGAGCAAAGGGCTCAGGAACTAGGATGGAAACCCGGGAATATAAAACCACACTTGAAGTAGCCAAATATACGAATCGGATGGCATTGGATACATCATGTCTAGCAGCAGACATCTCACTGCAAATACAGTCCACGATGAGGTGGAGATGATAGAGGAAACACAAGGGTTTTTTATTCAGTGAACTCATCTGTATTTACATGTCACGGGCTTCTCTGTCCATAGTAATTTATATTCAGGTTTAGTATACTTCCATTGCTGTTTGGGAGCACTGTGTTAAAATGGTCGTAGGATGACACTCATCCGCATGTAGATCATGAAGGAGTTATTAGTAGCTGgtaataaagaaaaaattggtTCTTAGTTCTTTCGTCTTGCTGGCAGGATAGTTGTTTTCTAGTCTTGTTTACTACGCGTCTATTTGGTATTTGCATGGTTTCATCTTCTTCCTATGTGCATTCACTG
The nucleotide sequence above comes from Phragmites australis chromosome 4, lpPhrAust1.1, whole genome shotgun sequence. Encoded proteins:
- the LOC133915325 gene encoding uncharacterized protein LOC133915325, which produces MAGRASSEWGPGPALVALLGLGLAAYIVGPQLYWRAAEALTAGACPACDCDCDALPLLALPEDCAKQFKEVRGHASGEETEKSFTELLIEELRQREEEATQAQQQADVKLLGAKKLASQYQKEADKCSSGMDTCEETREKSAEALVEQRKLTALWEQRAQELGWKPGNIKPHLK